The following nucleotide sequence is from Hirundo rustica isolate bHirRus1 chromosome 7, bHirRus1.pri.v3, whole genome shotgun sequence.
TTTACCAAATTTAGGCCTCAAATCCTACCTACTAAATTTTCAAACCAGCAAGAGCAAATATCGCTCTTCACGACAAATCAGCTCAAAATAAGGAGTGTGTAATATCATGCTTATTTCACTGGCAATTaatgaacagagaaaagaatgtCCCTGCCATAAATATTCCTACAGCTCTCCATCTACATCTTTATATTTGGCTATAAATAAATGGATAGAACAGGCTCTATGTGGGTATTGACTCATGGTATTTTGCTAAGTATTGTATCTAGAGGGCTTGGCAACAGGACCAaaaatttatcatcatctaatagagattttttttgattgttttagaaatgtttgGTTATGTTTCAACAGACATCCCAGTTACTGAGCTAATGCTAATATTACCTAAGGAGGAAGAACTGACTCAAAAACATAAGCTCAGTCTCACTCTTGCACATATCTCAATTGCATATAGCAAACCTGGTTTCCAatactgaggaaaagaaaaaatttggaaTTCTAAAGTGAATTTTCAGGGAAATAGTGGGAGGAGGGaaccaaaagaaagaaactgtgGGAACGCTCATCACTATTTTTGGGCAACCTTCCTACTTGCTGAACCAAGAGAAATCCTGGATTCTAAAACAAGCATCTGAGCTGATATTCAGCACCCACATGTACAAGACTTAACTTCAAAGCTGAAGCAATAAATCTAAAACATTTGTGAGCTTCAGATGCCAAGCTAGCTAAACAGGAAGAGTGGTTGCTCCCGCTCTGCTTTCAGGGCCACTTTGTAGACAAGTGGGCAAATGAGGCAAGTAAATTATTTCAACTAGCTCAGAAGCTCACAAGGTGTGGAAAATAAATACCTACTACGGCATCCAAAGAAAAGAAGTAGAATAAATGTGTGAAAATGATAAAGAAAACATGGCACATGCTAGCATACTTTACTACATCCCAAGCACACAATTCCACAGACACCATTTCAACAAAAGATTGATCAAAAACTGTCAGGGCAGAAACTCAACATCAAAATGCCATTTCCATTGTGTAGAGCAAATGGGTTTAATGTAATTAAACATAAAGGGATTTGTTTTGATTCAGATAACTCTGGGCACTGCTGGTAGCAGAGGCATGACAACATGGTCTGATGGAGGCATGTTCAGTCATAGAATAATTCAGTTTGGAAGGAGCCTGTGGATTCCAAGCCAGACCAGAATGCTCAGGGCCCTGTTCAGTTTATTAGACTACAATGAGCCAAGTCCTGTTTTCACAGGCAGGAACAGCAATGGCCAGTCCCAGATACAACTGTGTTTCTGAAGCCATCTATAAGAAATTATGACATTTGGCAAATATTCAGGTATGCATGAATAGCTAGACATGTTTTCTAACTTATCCATATGCTCTTAAGAGATAATATGCTCTTAGCATGGATCCCCAGAAAGAAATCTTATCCTTAGTAATCCAAACTCAACTGGAGAAAGTTTCTAATGGAACTTTACGGCATTAAAGAACATTATAAGAAACACATCTCACAGCTAAACAGAAATCTATCTAAACACTCTGAAAGCCAAAATCCTGCCTGGTTACAGGAAAGAAACTACTTATGATGTAATTAGGGAGGCTTTactttgttttcataattttgatCTGACCacagttctggaaaaaaaaacacttcaacATGTCTCCAGAAGCGTTCTGCTATAGAATCATCAAAGATAAACCCTTCAGCTCCAATGATATGTAAATGAAgacatgttttttaaaaggattaAGAAAGTTGTTCAAAGCATCTTTTTAGTCTACTCTGCTTccaaacaaacaataaactGTCTGCATGCGGTGAGATTTGCTAACCCATAAACACAGCCAAATGGAGGAAGATCAGAACCTTAATGAGTTTGGTCCCCTTTGAATTCTAGCTGATCAGTGTCACCAATAATTTCAACAGGCTCTAAATTAAGCACTTTCTGTCTTCAAAGCGCCTTGCAAACATCAACCAATTAATCCCTGCAAGTCTCCTCTGAGGTAGGTAAGTAGGTATTGTTATCCCCATTTTACAGTTGGCTGAACACAGTCAGAAGAGGGTTAAGTGATTTGCTGCAGGCCACAGATGGAGGTGGGATTAAAACACAAGAGTCACTATGATTCTTTTTAGAAGATAgcacttcttttttctcctggtgACTTTTCTGTGCTGACTTTAGACATATTGGCCTTGCGGCAATacttaaaggaaacaaaataaattgtcCCTTTTAAAAGCATGGAAACAGAAATCTGGGGTTTGTGCTGATAACACTTTTGTTGCCTTATACTGGTTTTCCTATAATTTTGTTCTGATATTCAAGTATCATTCCTTTCATACAAGGACTTATTTCTGTGGCAATGTAACATGCTACTAATCGAAATATATGTCCTGCACCTTCacaagttttattttgtctttgtgcTTTCAAATTAGTAAGTGTAGGTGGCACCCTGCTCATAAATGGGGCACTTTCCTTCCAGGACCAGGGTAACAGTTGGTAGGCTTTTTccactgcagcacaggcaggaagaaatggagaaagGGAGCTTTGAGAAGCAAGAGCAAAGAAAGCCATTAACTGAAACCCAACCCCAGCAAACCGCTTGTAACCATTCTAACAGGCGTAAGATTGATACCTTTCCCACTTCAACAGAAAGATCAGATGGAAAAGGGAGAGTATATCCTTTTCCTCTCTATGTATACAACTTCAGGCCACTTGAAGACCCATTTGTCATTAAGTCAATCCAGCGTATTGTAATAAACTTCTGAGTTTTatcaggaaactgcttttcATCTAGTGGCACATCCACAGCGGTTCCCTGGAATACTttttacaacagaaaaatccaCTACTCAAAGCTGATGTCTTGCAACTCTTGAGAAAATTTTCTGCTAATTTTTCAGATGGCACACTATTTCAGAAGGCTTCCAATACAGAAATTGACAAGCACAGACAAAATCAgtgaatatttgaaaattattcacTTCCTGCTATATAGTACAACCATTTCAGCCATATTGCTGCTTATGTATTTTTATGATACAATCTTCTCTGTGTCCCGAAAGTATAGTTCCATTAAtgcttaaaaaacccccaaacacacaATTTATTAATACACCACTGTAATTAATACATGGTGGTATTAATACATTACATAATCCAAGGATGGTACCTCTGTTGTGTTAGGTGTTGCACACAGGAAATGGTCTCATCAAAGTTTTATTGGCTAAAAGTTGACTTTGTTAAAGGCACTTGTGAAGCCTTCAGATTAAGTAAATCATTTAACATAGGGTCATGGGTAAATAAAATGCAATCTACTTCTGTGGATGCTGAATCAAAAGAGTATTTTTACCATTAGAAAGGTTTGTTAGTGACTACTTTGCTCTTACATGACCATCACTTATGccgctttttagaagaaaagtaGTTAATGATTCACAACCTGAGGAATTGTACTCTTAGTATAACAGTGTAAGAACACGTAGGATTTTGACTCTTAGAAGGAGTGTTTTCAGTAATAAGAACATGTATTACGTGGCTTAGGAAGGGTCTGATTTTCACAGTAATTCTATGACCAGGAAAACACGTAATGCAAAACATAAGCTTGGAAATTGCTATTTGCTAGCTCTGTCTCAAGAAGACTTGTAGCTAACTCAGAATTACATGCTCTGCAGAAACAGCTCCCTTCTTTTATCACTTTGGAAATCATTAACTCGCCCTGGATGGTCCTCTGTGCAACAAAGGAAGTTTTCACATGGATTTTCTGATAGGGGAAACAAAAGAGATCATAGATAACAAAGCAGCAGTGTGAATGACAGTTTTAGTGGACCTTCATCCAAACAAGCCTCAGTAACATCTCATGAGATCAGTATCATCCCCAAATTTCCCTTCACTCAGCACTACTATGCTTCAGGGCTCATCCAGTGAACCATTCCTCAGTTCCGGATTTCTTAGGCTATCTGTGAACACAATTAACTGAGTAATTGTCCCATATTCCACTAATTAGCATAATCCATTTCTACATCATATATTTTGCTGCTACAGGTCTATCTGTCCAGTAAaatggagctgtgggagcatTTGTCTGCTTGGGCTGTGACTACACTCACAGTTCTGTGCATCCTTCCCCACATGTCAATGCACTCCACACTATCCACCCCAATAAAGAGCAACTCTCAAACTTGTCAAATAGCTCTAGACATCACATacatatatgatatatgatatgatatgatatgatatgatatgatatgatatgatatgatatgatatatCTTTTGCACATCTACAGCCATTGCCACAAGTCACCTGCATTATGAGCATATTTTAATATCATGCACTGCACACTTAGAGAAGAAACGATGTTTAATCATCTATGCCCCTCCAAGATGAGAATACTCCTCCaaaaaccacatctgtcaccCATGTGAATTTCTGGCAAGGTAGAAACCAATCTTTCCTGAAAACACACCTCCCCTAttccagcaccttccagcaCCACATCCCTGCTGAAAACTGCATGGCAATTGCTATGAGCTGGGCATCCCCATAAGTGAAAGAGTGAAAGATGATTATTTAGACATGCTCCTACTCATTTGTACACAAAAATCCCTCAACGGGATTATCTGCCTGGTCATCTAATGTTGTGCTGCACATTCTGTGATGACTTGGAGAATGTGTTTTCCTGTTTGCATGTCTAAAAGTAGTGAACATATCACAGATTCTATGGAAAATAAGGAATGAATAGCAATAATTACAATTTTGTCACATTTGTTTTTAGAGAAGATTTATGGTGTCATAAGCTTGGGGTTAGTATCTAAATATGGAGACTCTGGAGAAGATCCTTTATTTCTATAGAATTCTAGTGTGATATCCCTCAGATTTTTCTGGATATAAACATAAAGTAGATACTGAATTTTCTGAAGACAGGTAATTCCTCAATTGTAATCAATTacaatttgttttaatgcaaTTTGTATATGATATTCCAGACCATAACAAAATATGAATTACTATCAAATTACAGTGCAGTTAAAGTATACACAATCACATTATAGGCCATACCTTTCATACcatgtttttaaagataaacattATTTGGTTATTAATCATAACCAAATTCACACTCACTGGAGGGTGTGAGAAAGAATTCTAGAGTTGTTTGAGGAAGAGTAAGTCAGCAACTCTTGTCAAATAACTGTaaataatatttgcatttgaaacTGGTCTTTTAACAAATTCAGAGCATGTAAACTGATAATAGGGgcattttagaataaaattttgGTCAAACTTTCACTTCTACGATCCCTTGAGGCTACCATGGTAATTTGAGCACATTGTTACTACATAAAGACTATTCTCACCCTTCTTCTTTCCACTACAAAAATCAAGTGTCAAGAGTAAATCTATATAAATGAATGAATTATACCCAATACAGGTCCTCACTCTAAATTTTTATTGCGAAATTGAGGGGGCACACACACATGACACACTATGCTaatcaaatttttttctgcaaattaaTCTGCCTGCATGAATATTAACGGTACTGAGACTCCAGAGATAACTGTAGAGGAAATCActtattctgttttgtttgtctcTATATTTGGGTTGATTTTTTATTGCAAACTTATCCTATGATTGCTATATATATTCTACATGTATAATttcagggtttgggggtttatttgttgggtatttttggggtttggggttttggtggggtttctgtgtgtgtgtgtgtggtttttgttctggtttggggcttctgtgtgtgtgtggttttttggttgttgttggggtttgtttagTTTAGGTTGGGGGGCGgggcttgtttgtttggattttttaatatcCAGATACCTGAAACAAATAATCATCTGACTTCTCACCCAAACCTACAGGTGCCAGAGGAGTTCAGAGGGCAACCTGCAGCCCACTCACGTTGCAAAGCCCCTGAAAGATTTGTGGAAcctctcatccctcagccggGAGCAGCCCTCGCTTCCGGCCACTCCTCAGCAGGGGTGAAGAGACAACTCCGAGGACAGAGTCGCCAGTATTTTGACTGGTATACAGGATCCCTGCTTTCCTCTTGCACACGACTCTTGGGCCAGTGACTTCATTCGGAGCCCGCCTGGGGTACCCGTGGCAACACATGGCTCTACAACACACTTCAAAGAATGTTCTTGAGGGGAAATTCAAAAGCCCGCTTGTATGAACACATCAATCAGAGGGGGGCAAATGCCCCCGTGAGGAGCGTGGCCCCCGCGGGTGCGCCGGGCAAGTGCAATTCCCATGCCCGGGGCGGCAGACAAAGAGCAGCCCGAGGCGCCCGCCCGGAGCTGCTCAGCGCCGGggaggagccagggctgccccggGGGCGGGGGGCAGCCCGGGCCTTTTATAAGGAGCCGCGTCCCGCCACAAGAGCCGCGGCGTGTGCGGAGCAGCGAACGGTGTCACTGCGAGAGGCGCCGCTGCGGCAACAGCCCGAGAGCGCGGAGCCGTCCGATGCCTCTGAGCATGGACAGCAGCCTCGACAGCAGCCTCGACAGCCTGGATGTAAGTgccgggagcgcggccggcTGCCCGTGTGCGCGCTGTTTGCAAACAAAGGTGCCCTCGGCGGAGGCTGCGGGCGGCGGGGGTCGGGACAGCCGAGGGGTCTGCGGGGCGCGAACGGGCAGGGCTCCCCTCTGAGCCCCGGCTCTGCCgcctctgcctgcagagcttCGGACCGTGGCGCGGCTGCGACCGCTGCCAATTCCAGCTGCGGGACTCCGCTCCTTCTCTGGGACTCTGCTGCTCGGCCGTCAGTTCAAGTGACATGTGGCACATTTGTAGACTGAAAAACGCCGGCAGAGCAATTAGCGCTACGAGAATGATGAGTGGGGAAGAGGCGAGGAAGTTTGGAGCGGTCCGACTCCGGGGAATGTTATCCCTTTGCCCCGGTGCGCGCCCAGACCGGGGGCTGCCGGCGGGACtgggagcggcggcagcgcccggccgTCCCGCCCGCTCCCCGAGCGAAACGAAGGGGCGTCCCGCTCTTCCGgaggcagctcctctgcctcgGTTTGGAGAGCAGTTAGGAGCAAAAAGGAGATCTCTGGCAAGTCCCAACTTTAGGGCCGCAGTTAATGCCCGCGTGGAGCCGGTGCCTCCGCTTGTGGCGGGTCTCTCGGGCGCGCCCTGCGCGGAGTACGGGGGTCCGTGGGACACAGggcattaacaacaaaaaaatgtgaaaacctGAGGAATTGCACATAGCCAGATGGCACTCTCCCGCCAGCATTGCTTTTACCGCCGTGCCAAACCGTTGGTGGTTTCCTGACGCGCTTTCATGCCCTCACCAAATTTCGCTTCCTTTTTCCACCGCTGTGCTCACTGGGTCCGTCTGGCTGCAGCCCCGCGCCGTCCGCCCTCACCCGCTGCCCCGCAACCGCACAGGGTGGGGAACAAAGGGAGGGAACGTGGCCCATCGTGGTGACCCTTCACGGGGTTTGAGTTCTCCTGATCAAGGTCacctccctctttctttacaggcttttctgtctctttttctccttgtctgAGTGTGTGGAGCTGTCAATTGCTTCTCAGCAGGGAATTCTTGCTATTATTTATCCTTTATTACATCAGCCGAGGGTATCTTCTCTATTTCTCCTTGACCCCATCCTCTTAATGAGACGAGACTTTGGAGCAGCAGTATTTCTAAGTAggttgtgggttggtttttttttttttaatagcccTCTATTGTAGGAGTTAAATGTGATAGGTCATGCTCTGTGTGGACAGACCTCTCGCATCTGGCACTTCCTGGGCTCTCCCATTTGTAGTGTCCATCTTACAAGAGCACTGAAGTGTCCAGAACCAATGATATTTCTAGGAGTAGCCATTATCTTTCTTTGCACCTTCGTGCCCTGTCCTTACTCCTTAGAAAAAGACAATGGAAGTTTTTAAACTTATTCTTATTTGCtgtgtattttatatatgtatatgtaaaCACTGTATTTTCCCATCTGGTTTGCCCGTTTATGACAGTGGAGGCTGTTCAAGCATCTCTTGACATATTGCCATACAGAGTAAGTTTTTGCAGAGGAACTaacatctaattttttttttcttttttttttttttttagctgtcaTCTGGGTTATTAAttgaattttctgaaaatggcACGGATGAGATTGGTTCGGGTGACTATGGAGACTACAAAGAGCCATGCTTTCAGCATGAGAATGTCGATTTCAACCGGATCTTCTTGCCAACAATCTACTCCATCATCTTCCTAACCGGAATGATTGGCAATGGATTGGTTGTTCTTGTTATGGGCTACCAGAAGAAGCAAAAAAGCATGACTGATAAATACAGGCTGCACCTCTCTGTGGCTGACCTCCTTTTTGTCTTCACCTTGCCGTTCTGGTCTGTGGATGCAGCCATAAGCTGGTACTTTGGGAATATTGTGTGCAAGGCAGTTCATGTCATTTACACAGTCAACCTCTACAGCAGCGTCTTGATTTTGGCCTTCATAAGTTTAGATCGTTACCTGGCGATAGTCCACGCTACCAACAGCCAGCGCCCACGAAAGCTGTTGGCTGAGAAGGTGGTGTATGTAGGTGTGTGGCTGCCAGCTTTCCTCCTGACAGTGCCCGATATAATCTTTGCCAGTACCCGTGAagtagaaggaaaatatttctgtgatcGCATGTACCCTCATGACAACTGGCTGATCTCTTTCAGATTCCAGCACATCTTGGTAGGACTTGTCTTGCCTGGTCTAATAATTCTGACTTGCTACTGCATTATCATATCCAAGCTGTCACACTCCAAAGGCCACCAGAAGCGCAAAGCCTTGAAGACCACGATTATCCTCATCCTCGCCTTCTTTGCCTGCTGGCTGCCATATTATATTGGCATCAGCATTGACACCTTCATCTTGCTGGGAGTCATCAGGCACCGCTGCAGCTTGGAGACCATAGTGCACAAATGGATCTCCATTACGGAAGCCTTGGCGTTCTTCCACTGCTGCCTGAATCCAATTCTGTATGCCTTCTTGGGTGCCAAGTTCAAAACATCAGCTCAAAATGCCTTGACATCAGTTAGCAGAGGATCAAGCCTCAAGATTCTTTCAAAAGGCAAACGTGCAGGACATTCTTCTGTTTCCACAGAGTCGGAGTCTTCGAGTTTCCATTCCAGCTAACACTGCTCCTTGCCATCATTTTATAAAGACACTTTAAAGTTGTGCAGGATTTCAGACCAATAAGACTGACCATAATGTACAGATTTATTTACATTTGGAGTTTTATATTGTTTCTTTTAGTCTCTGTGAAGTTTAATTGacttatttatataaaaaaaaccttttgtaTTGATGACAAACTGTCTAGGCAGGTCCTGTGGACAAGTGGTTGGTTCACAAAAGTTTTAGTGACTGTCTGTATGTATAGATATGTGAACTAAACACTTTGGATTGTAGCAAAGTGACTgttaaaatttagaaaatatttctcttgtttATATGTAAATGTTTTTGGTGTTGCTGTTATCCTTAAAAGTTTGGCTGGATATTTTTACCTTACTACAAGATGTTTGGTTTACAATAGCTTAACTCTGCTGTAGAAATGGCACTTATAACCAAAGCCTCCTCTGTTACATGGTAGGGTTTCTCCCTCCATTCTCAGTAATTGATGTTTTGCAAAATTTTCTGTTCAAGGTAAAATAAAAGTATATGAAAAAAAACTTTGAGTGGTATTTTCATTTCTGGTTgaatttttctctgtggttttatttGCAATTCTAAATACACAATAATGTCTTAGAAAATTGCATGTCTtgtgaaaagcaggaaaattagTTTCAGTACGTAATGATTATTCAGTGGACACCTCTGAGTTCCATGTCATGCTTTTTTCACCAGAATACATTTGCTCCAGTTAATATTATATTTAGAATTACCTAAACTGTCTAAACTGTCACTAAGGGAAATTTTTGAGGCAAAATATCTACAAGTGAAAACCAATTTTCTATGTAAGCAATTGCTAAAGTTTTGCTGACAGCCTCAGGAGTCAAACTCAGATTACTGCAAGTGCCTAACCTCTATGCCATGTGTACAAAGTCAGTCCTACATTTCTTC
It contains:
- the CXCR4 gene encoding C-X-C chemokine receptor type 4; translated protein: MPLSMDSSLDSSLDSLDLSSGLLIEFSENGTDEIGSGDYGDYKEPCFQHENVDFNRIFLPTIYSIIFLTGMIGNGLVVLVMGYQKKQKSMTDKYRLHLSVADLLFVFTLPFWSVDAAISWYFGNIVCKAVHVIYTVNLYSSVLILAFISLDRYLAIVHATNSQRPRKLLAEKVVYVGVWLPAFLLTVPDIIFASTREVEGKYFCDRMYPHDNWLISFRFQHILVGLVLPGLIILTCYCIIISKLSHSKGHQKRKALKTTIILILAFFACWLPYYIGISIDTFILLGVIRHRCSLETIVHKWISITEALAFFHCCLNPILYAFLGAKFKTSAQNALTSVSRGSSLKILSKGKRAGHSSVSTESESSSFHSS